The following are from one region of the Coccinella septempunctata chromosome 7, icCocSept1.1, whole genome shotgun sequence genome:
- the LOC123317741 gene encoding serine/threonine-protein phosphatase 6 regulatory ankyrin repeat subunit B-like, with protein sequence MLKLLEEGADVKCTDVIGYACLHHAVLCGHYKLIKHLVMYGADIEQEGNFYGYKPIHLCVYPANKDKCLEELLKYGAQLDAVDCLQNTLLHLVVKFRPQDMNFIEKLLDYGLGPNATNIIGNNCLHIIAASRTCSIEKVLFLARKFIHRGVDIDRKNTSIGETPLQIASRTGKTVLVDLLLREGAAIDVRSNIGLTAFEQLFVENHPMTAIITTFIKHIALRKHRGENVVDSIFRKIASDVKLQIIYRYYDEDLEYLKSINIVETHWVTLHHILCCEKRYIYQNMISEKLSNIRMGRYHGKQPFSSTGLEINGT encoded by the exons ATGTTGAAGTTATTGGAAGAGGGGGCGGATGTGAAATGCACCGACGTTATTGGCTATGCTTGTCTACACCACGCAGTGCTATGCGGACATTACAAATTAATTAAACACCTAGTAATGTATGGCGCTGATATAGAGCAAGAAGGCAATTTTTACGGTTACAAACCAATTCATTTGTGTGTTTATCCGGCCAACAAAGACAAATGCTTGGAAGAGTTACTGAAATATGGTGCTCAACTAGATGCCGTTGACTGTTTGCAAAATACCTTACTACATTTAGTGGTGAAGTTTAGACCccaagatatgaattttatcgaaaaactgCTCGATTACGGTTTAGGTCCAAATGCCACAAATATAATAGGAAACAACTGCCTCCACATCATTGCTGCATCTCGCACATGCTCTATCGAAAAGGTCCTGTTTCTGGCGAGGAAATTCATACACAGAGGTGTTGATATCGACCGTAAGAATACATCAATTGGTGAGACACCCTTACAAATAGCATCCCGTACAGGAAAGACGGTTTTGGTCGATCTTCTTCTTCGTGAGGGGGCGGCAATAGACGTGAGGAGCAACATTGGATTGACTGCTTTCGAGCAATTGTTCGTGGAAAATCATCCAATGACGGCCATCATCACCACCTTCATTAAACACATCGCTCTGAGAAAACACCGTGGGGAAAATGTTGTAGACAGTATTTTTAGGAAAATTGCCTCCGATGTGAAACTACAAATCATATATCGCTATTACGACGAAGATTTGGAGTATCTGAAATCCATAAATATAGTTGAAACACACTGGGTAACACTGCATCATATATTATGCTGCGAGAAGA GGTACATATATCAAAATATGATATCGGAAAAACTATCCAACATACGCATGGGAAGGTATCATGGTAAACAACCATTTTCGTCGACTGGCTTAGAAATTAATGGTACATAG